In Rutidosis leptorrhynchoides isolate AG116_Rl617_1_P2 unplaced genomic scaffold, CSIRO_AGI_Rlap_v1 contig567, whole genome shotgun sequence, a single genomic region encodes these proteins:
- the LOC139884548 gene encoding heat stress transcription factor A-2-like has product MAVACRFPKPSSKNQVLSWKRQKPFAKSREEIASVAFLDGGDHGEIGSQSPLYLNLTRTESPRSQSKPRAGELVCSGSLSHSGHLPEVAIGDGKIGARSCLHSCLTRPEPCSALAVKAAKIKEEVEEEEVPTIADPRDATILLPSCSWQAVANDVEKPMEGLGEAGPTPFLRKTYEMVSDPGTDPVVSWGLRRDSFVVWDEQEFSKQVLPRYFKHSNFSSFIRQLNTYGFRKIDPDRWEFANRGFHKGKKHLLKNIKRRRRSNEHRETSSSTVTSDYQKAENEVELKTLKKDQEALKTRILKLREERENFQHEIEHVTERVRHAECRNQQIFLFLTKAAKSPNFVQHLIQKKRQKRDLETCESSKKSKLLGPDAEATKCLNEAMDHMIQSPNVDCLRISDDLAQMEHWPNRVMPEDFNIIQMPNPWPSMDVEDFRVSLGQTPDQMARAGSL; this is encoded by the exons GTTTTCCAAAACCCTCTTCCAAGAATCAAGTCTTGAGCTGGAAAAGGCAAAAACCTTTCGCAAAATCACGGGAAGAAATCGCGTCCGTTGCTTTTCTTGACGGTGGCGACCATGGCGAGATAGGGTCCCAGTCGCCCTTGTACTTGAACCTAACCCGAACCGAGTCTCCTCGGTCACAATCAAAGCCCCGTGCAGGCGAGCTAGTATGCTCTGGGTCGCTTTCCCATTCGGGTCACTTGCCAGAAGTAGCCATTGGCGATGGCAAAATTGGAGCTCGGTCGTGCTTGCATTCGTGCCTGACCCGGCCCGAACCCTGTTCAGCTCTGGCCGTGAAGGCGGCGAAGATCAAAGAGGAAGTGGAAGAGGAGGAGGTCCCGACCATTGCTGATCCCAGGGATGCGACCATTTTATTGCCGTCATGCTCGTGGCAGGCAGTAGCGAACGATGTGGAGAAGCCGATGGAGGGGCTGGGAGAGGCGGGGCCAACGCCGTTCCTGAGGAAGACGTATGAGATGGTGTCGGACCCGGGGACAGACCCGGTGGTGTCGTGGGGTTTGAGGCGGGACAGCTTCGTGGTGTGGGACGAGCAGGAGTTCTCCAAGCAGGTCCTGCCTCGATACTTCAAGCACTCCAACTTCTCCAGCTTCATCAGGCAGCTCAACACTTAC GGTTTTAGGAAGATCGATCCAGATCGATGGGAGTTTGCGAACCGAGGTTTTCACAAAGGGAAGAAGCACTTGCTGAAGAATATAAAGAGGAGACGCAGATCCAACGAGCATAGAGAAACATCGAGTAGTACTGTCACCTCTGATTACCAGAAAGCTGAAAATGAAGTGGAGCTCAAAACGCTTAAGAAGGACCAGGAAGCGTTGAAGACCAGGATCCTTAAACTAAGAGAAGAGCGGGAGAACTTTCAGCATGAGATTGAGCACGTCACCGAGCGGGTTCGCCATGCCGAGTGCAGGAACCAGCAGATATTCCTCTTCCTCACAAAAGCAGCCAAAAGCCCCAACTTTGTCCAGCATTTAATCCAGAAGAAGAGGCAGAAAAGAGATTTAGAGACTTGTGAATCCAGCAAGAAAAGCAAATTGCTTGGTCCCGATGCTGAAGCCACCAAATGCTTGAATGAAGCAATGGATCACATGATTCAAAGCCCAAACGTTGATTGCCTGAGAATCAGTGATGATTTGGCACAGATGGAGCATTGGCCAAATAGGGTCATGCCGGAGGATTTTAACATCATTCAGATGCCCAACCCGTGGCCTTCAATGGATGTTGAAGATTTCAGAGTTTCGCTGGGTCAGACGCCCGATCAGATGGCCAGAGCTGGGTCCCTCTGA